A single window of Hyla sarda isolate aHylSar1 chromosome 2, aHylSar1.hap1, whole genome shotgun sequence DNA harbors:
- the LOC130357316 gene encoding odorant receptor 131-2-like: MVNYTLSGTALKAVFLHSDALYLSIISLLLVSFAIFFCFFSIMMTVYFTISHLQEVPRYIFFAHLLINDTIYITLGLVSFFSSAYLIYFPMPISYMIVTISSSAFKVSPYNLAVMSLERYLAICFPLRHSGWCTRQKTILTIVAVWIIGLLPNVVDFIILCFSVQSDYFSVYCLSVRSVFIKNDAQETLRFVVHSLGFSLVGLIIVFTYIKIMLVAIKLNSGKATASKAGKTVMLHAFQLLLCMMSFSYNLIEIYLRKYLYMLPMINFYFFMCLPRFISPLIYGLRDEVFFRYMKRIMLCKTPRTFPNSDST, encoded by the coding sequence atggtGAATTATACGCTTTCTGGCACAGCGTTGAAAGCTGTGTTCCTTCACTCCGATGCCCTGTATTTGTCCATAATATCTCTGCTGTTGGTCTCCTTCGCCATCTTCTTCTGCTTCTTTTCCATCATGATGACCGTATATTTTACCATCTCCCACCTGCAGGAGGTGCCCcgttatatattttttgctcaCCTGCTGATCAATGACACCATCTACATCACCTTAGGGCTTGTTAGCTTCTTCTCTTCAGCATATCTTATTTACTTCCCAATGCCCATTTCCTATATGATAGTAACCATATCTTCCTCGGCTTTCAAGGTGTCCCCATACAATCTGGCAGTGATGTCCTTGGAGCGTTATTTGGCCATCTGTTTCCCATTACGACATTCAGGGTGGTGCACTCGCCAGAAGACCATTTTGACCATTGTGGCCGTTTGGATAATTGGGTTACTACCCAATGTGGTTGATTTCATTATTTTGTGCTTCTCAGTGCAGAGCGACTACTTCTCTGTTTACTGTCTTAGTGTAAGATCTGTCTTTATAAAGAACGATGCTCAGGAAACGTTGAGGTTTGTTGTCCACTCCTTGGGGTTTTCTTTGGTGGGTTTGATCATCGTGTTCACCTACATCAAGATCATGTTGGTTGCTATAAAATTAAATTCTGGAAAAGCTACAGCCTCCAAGGCCGGTAAAACGGTCATGCTCCACGCGTTTCAACTCCTGCTCTGTATGATGTCTTTCTCCTATAACCTGATCGAAATATACCTGAGAAAATATCTCTACATGTTACCAATGATCAATTTTTACTTCTTCATGTGTCTACCGAGGTTTATCAGCCCCTTAATATATGGCTTACGGGATGAAGTGTTCTTCAGGTACATGAAGCGAATTATGCTTTGTAAAACTCCAAGAACTTTCCCAAACTCAGATTCAACATAA
- the LOC130357317 gene encoding odorant receptor 131-2-like, translating to MIEQNITQEVNTNNSEIVILTLLLITTCSFVVFFYIMAVMLRIYFTNPSAREEVRYVLFAHMLITDIVYLFLSLFLFTIFFYQVTFPVPFCYIAITVASTSLKITPYNLALMSLERYIAICFPLRHSEICTFRRTIIAIGVIWAIGFIPNLVDLVVLSVSVDRSFFLLHVKCIRSILRFTEVQNTIRDFVYITTFSLVGLIIISTYIRIMVVAMNIGSGKASAVKAGRTVMLHALQLLLCMSTFVYVLLEKILKEYITIMILAINFFIFQCLPRFLSPIIYGLKDELFHKQMKTFLFCKAQKCGTI from the coding sequence ATGATTGAACAGAATATAACCCAAGAAGTTAACACGAACAACAGCGAGATTGTGATACTGACTCTTTTACTTATAACCACTTGTAGCTTTGTGGTCTTCTTCTACATCATGGCTGTAATGTTGAGAATCTACTTCACCAACCCTTCTGCTCGTGAAGAAGTCCGCTACGTCCTATTTGCCCACATGCTCATCACTGATATAGTATATCTGTTCTTAAGCTTGTtccttttcacaatttttttctacCAAGTCACCTTCCCGGTACCATTTTGCTACATTGCAATCACTGTAGCCTCAACGTCTTTGAAGATCACCCCATACAACCTTGCTCTCATGTCCTTGGAGCGCTATATAGCCATATGCTTCCCACTAAGACACAGTGAAATTTGCACTTTTCGAAGAACCATTATTGCGATCGGAGTAATATGGGCAATCGGTTTCATCCCTAATTTAGTTGACTTAGTTGTCTTGAGTGTATCCGTAGATCGTAGTTTTTTCTTATTGCATGTGAAATGTATACGGTCAATCCTCCGCTTCACTGAAGTGCAAAACACCATCAGAGATTTTGTCTACATCACAACTTTTTCCTTGGTGGGATTGATCATCATTTCTACCTACATCAGAATCATGGTGGTTGCCATGAATATTGGTTCCGGAAAGGCATCTGCAGTAAAAGCTGGTAGAACAGTGATGCTCCACGCGCTTCAGTTGTTGCTATGTATGTCCACTTTTGTCTATGTCTTACTAGAGAAGATACTCAAAGAATATATTACTATTATGATACTGGCAATTAACTTCTTCATTTTCCAATGTCTTCCAAGGTTTCTCAGTCCTATCATATATGGACTGAAGGATGAACTTTTCCATAAACAGATGAAAACATTTCTGTTCTGCAAAGCCCAAAAATGTGGcactatttaa